Proteins from a single region of Verrucosispora sp. NA02020:
- a CDS encoding GNAT family N-acetyltransferase — protein sequence MFTRTRPDGYTLSTSPDLLDLDLVHTWLSTDAYWALGRDRATVAAAFAGSLGFGVYRPPDGRQVAVARVITDRATFAYLCDVYVDRAERGHGLGTWLAGGVRDHLGELGVRRILLATNDAHGVYAKLGFTGVRADRWMEFDRRESTVTPLTSKDQQSDPPLTVNP from the coding sequence GTGTTCACCCGGACCCGTCCCGACGGCTACACGCTCAGCACCTCGCCCGATCTCCTCGACCTGGACCTGGTGCACACCTGGCTCTCCACCGACGCGTACTGGGCGCTCGGGCGGGACCGCGCGACGGTGGCTGCGGCCTTCGCCGGCTCGCTCGGGTTCGGCGTGTACCGCCCGCCGGACGGCCGACAGGTCGCCGTCGCCCGGGTGATCACGGACCGGGCCACCTTCGCCTATCTCTGCGACGTCTACGTGGACCGGGCCGAACGCGGGCACGGGTTGGGCACCTGGCTGGCCGGCGGCGTCCGCGACCACCTCGGCGAGCTTGGCGTACGCCGGATCCTGCTGGCGACCAACGACGCGCACGGGGTGTACGCCAAGCTCGGCTTCACCGGGGTACGCGCCGACCGGTGGATGGAGTTCGACCGCCGTGAGTCGACCGTGACGCCGCTCACCAGCAAGGATCAACAGAGCGATCCGCCCCTTACGGTGAACCCGTGA
- a CDS encoding anti-sigma factor, producing MSRCDYAFDDGAYVLGALSPADRAAYERHLVGCPDCQQSVSEIAVLPGLLGRLDPSSLEQFLPPPENPRVPELLNAARDRRRRERQANRLRYAVTGLAAAAFALLVGFGVATMLPSEQPGRPPLAQVRLVAMEPVTGSAPVHAEIGLRHTDWGTEVTMHCGYDEHTGYGKAHAFRLVAYGPDGAQEQIGSWRAAPGDDLRITGATRFTNAELVRLELIRADGTPVLAYDVR from the coding sequence ATGAGCCGTTGCGACTACGCCTTCGACGACGGCGCGTACGTGCTGGGTGCCCTCTCACCCGCCGACCGGGCCGCGTACGAACGTCACCTCGTCGGCTGCCCCGACTGCCAACAGTCGGTTTCCGAGATCGCCGTGCTCCCCGGCCTGCTCGGTCGGCTGGACCCGTCGAGCCTGGAGCAGTTCCTGCCGCCGCCGGAGAACCCCCGGGTGCCCGAGTTGCTCAACGCCGCGCGGGACCGCCGGCGTCGGGAGCGGCAGGCCAACCGGCTGCGGTACGCGGTCACCGGCCTCGCGGCGGCGGCGTTCGCCCTGCTGGTCGGCTTCGGCGTGGCGACGATGCTGCCGAGCGAGCAGCCGGGCCGGCCACCGCTGGCGCAGGTGCGTCTGGTCGCGATGGAGCCGGTGACCGGCTCGGCGCCGGTGCACGCCGAGATCGGCCTGCGGCACACCGACTGGGGTACCGAGGTGACCATGCACTGCGGGTACGACGAGCACACCGGCTACGGCAAGGCACACGCCTTCCGGCTGGTGGCGTACGGCCCGGACGGTGCGCAGGAACAGATCGGCTCGTGGCGTGCCGCGCCCGGCGACGACCTGCGGATCACCGGTGCGACCCGGTTCACCAACGCCGAACTGGTCCGGCTGGAGCTGATCCGCGCCGACGGCACCCCCGTCCTGGCCTACGACGTCCGCTGA
- a CDS encoding SseB family protein — MTDWAPATEAEAAMRDALRGNDQQLYFRILSRVELLLPISAQPVPGQVPAGWGTWTTGGRTHVLAFTSAEAMRSCLGDHAGPSRRSGYAELAAGWPNHEWWLAVNPGLPIEGYLPAWFVSQLSRGDVRLPGRTVGARARLERVEALNRSREGRASHGTPPPATGTARSPGVGPDRPAPSSPQPVAPAAFQLPESPVAAPGTVAGPHQQQPGGGSPGRPDLGRGAPVQDSVPRQETLGSRLSAVGGGRVEGPVGAPPSRPMPTPGEEPTVAGPGWPGTPERAGPAGNGPPSSGPPTNGRPADTGSGQTPRRSFFEPSNSRTGQRADRLTDRATPPSRLAARGGQPFPRRGTAADPSAEGKTRAFDFTGTESGARPESGGEPTQQLPSPGGATQEPTRPLRVSPPNGWTAPGGLADSGDPTEALPPRGPAEPTEELSAAEPVSGPPATRRGFTPIVIEGTIIEARDLSSVDDAPSRPQGFATFAGAEPTVRVPPVEADPTMRVPVSEAEPTVRVPVSEAEPTVQVPSVQAEPTAQVPLVEAEPTTWVPTVGAEPTAPVRTVEPETTAWVPTVEPETTAWVPTVEAEPTVQVPSDEPTARVPSTAPETTAWVPTVEPETTAWVPTVGAEPTVEVPSAEAEPTVRVPVPQAAPTASVPLVEADPTTWVPTVADPTGWIPTIGSEPTADVPSVEAEPTAEVPLTDAEPTVEVPSAGSEPTADLVPAGSEPTAEVPPVEATADVPLVGSEQQTVPLRGTIPESAIETELITPPASPTVARAEVSESGDGSEPTVQSPAATTPDAASVATPPAAGAEFTPANDVEVNLLEAAEAGSTDTFLSTLLLARVLMPVAADSVTGTRPGDPGFVWPTVQLDGQTFVVAYTSPQRLSDHTDPAAAETLQVRFVQLIRCWPDTSWSFAVNPGTPVGAKLPGEQIVGLANWAAELGLGDDPERETESSAEPTVSSKGPREAAPVVDPVRPIVMQKAIAPSQLGYYLERGYDRVSGFVHRAGELAHLDTPAKLHGALGLDHPESPFAADAEQIYVLRWPAYRPSLYRIPYGGQNEAAMRAMEGWVIERPPFRGNGFAPGESSDVVAEFKVDSVRLPHGAQLLRIGADGTERLVAVLDTDTLAWRQVGER, encoded by the coding sequence GTGACCGACTGGGCGCCGGCCACCGAGGCCGAGGCGGCGATGCGGGACGCGCTACGCGGCAACGACCAGCAGTTGTACTTCCGCATCCTGTCCCGGGTCGAGCTGCTGTTGCCGATCTCCGCCCAGCCCGTCCCGGGCCAGGTGCCGGCGGGCTGGGGCACCTGGACGACCGGTGGCCGCACGCACGTGTTGGCGTTCACCTCCGCCGAGGCGATGCGGTCCTGTCTCGGTGACCACGCCGGGCCGAGCCGACGCTCCGGGTACGCCGAACTGGCCGCCGGCTGGCCGAACCACGAGTGGTGGCTGGCGGTCAATCCCGGCCTGCCGATCGAGGGCTACCTGCCCGCCTGGTTCGTCTCCCAGTTGTCCCGTGGCGACGTCCGGCTGCCCGGGCGCACGGTCGGCGCCCGGGCCCGGTTGGAACGGGTGGAGGCGCTGAACCGCTCGCGCGAGGGGCGAGCGTCGCACGGCACCCCGCCCCCTGCGACCGGCACCGCACGGTCACCCGGCGTCGGTCCCGATCGTCCGGCACCCTCCTCGCCGCAGCCGGTGGCCCCGGCGGCCTTCCAGTTGCCCGAGTCACCGGTGGCGGCGCCCGGCACGGTGGCCGGTCCGCACCAGCAGCAGCCCGGCGGTGGATCGCCGGGTCGACCTGACCTCGGTCGGGGCGCACCCGTCCAGGATTCCGTGCCCCGTCAGGAGACTCTCGGGAGCCGGCTCAGCGCCGTCGGCGGTGGCCGGGTGGAGGGTCCGGTCGGCGCGCCGCCGAGTCGGCCGATGCCGACACCCGGCGAGGAACCGACGGTCGCCGGTCCCGGCTGGCCGGGTACCCCGGAACGCGCAGGCCCGGCCGGCAACGGCCCGCCCAGCAGCGGCCCGCCCACCAACGGCCGGCCCGCCGACACCGGCAGCGGCCAGACGCCCAGGCGGTCCTTCTTCGAGCCGTCGAACTCCCGTACCGGCCAGCGCGCCGACCGGCTGACCGACCGGGCGACCCCGCCGTCCCGGCTGGCTGCCCGTGGCGGGCAGCCGTTCCCCCGGCGCGGGACGGCCGCTGATCCGTCCGCCGAGGGGAAGACCCGCGCCTTCGACTTCACCGGCACCGAGTCGGGTGCCCGCCCCGAGTCCGGTGGCGAGCCGACCCAGCAATTGCCGTCACCCGGCGGTGCGACGCAGGAGCCGACCCGGCCACTGCGGGTCTCCCCGCCGAACGGTTGGACGGCACCGGGTGGTCTCGCCGACAGCGGCGACCCCACCGAGGCGTTGCCCCCTCGCGGGCCGGCGGAGCCCACGGAGGAGTTGTCGGCCGCGGAACCGGTCTCCGGCCCGCCCGCGACCCGCCGTGGCTTCACCCCGATCGTCATCGAGGGCACCATCATCGAGGCGCGCGACCTCAGCTCGGTCGACGACGCCCCATCCCGGCCGCAGGGGTTCGCCACCTTCGCCGGCGCCGAACCGACAGTGCGTGTCCCGCCGGTCGAGGCCGACCCCACCATGCGGGTCCCCGTGTCGGAGGCCGAGCCGACAGTGCGGGTCCCGGTCTCCGAGGCTGAGCCGACAGTGCAGGTTCCGTCGGTGCAGGCGGAACCGACTGCGCAGGTCCCGCTGGTGGAGGCCGAACCGACGACATGGGTGCCCACGGTCGGGGCCGAGCCGACCGCGCCGGTCCGGACCGTCGAGCCCGAGACGACGGCCTGGGTCCCGACGGTGGAGCCGGAGACGACGGCCTGGGTGCCGACGGTCGAGGCCGAGCCGACCGTTCAGGTGCCGTCTGACGAGCCCACCGCCCGGGTTCCGTCCACCGCGCCGGAGACGACGGCCTGGGTCCCGACGGTGGAGCCGGAGACGACGGCCTGGGTGCCGACGGTAGGGGCCGAACCGACCGTCGAGGTGCCGTCTGCCGAGGCGGAGCCGACGGTGCGTGTCCCGGTCCCGCAGGCGGCGCCGACCGCCTCGGTTCCGCTGGTGGAGGCCGATCCGACCACATGGGTGCCGACGGTGGCGGATCCGACCGGATGGATCCCGACGATCGGATCCGAGCCGACCGCCGACGTGCCGTCGGTCGAGGCCGAGCCGACCGCCGAAGTGCCGTTGACCGACGCCGAGCCGACCGTCGAGGTCCCGTCCGCCGGGTCCGAGCCGACCGCCGATCTGGTGCCGGCGGGTTCCGAACCGACCGCCGAGGTGCCGCCGGTCGAGGCGACTGCCGACGTTCCGCTGGTCGGGTCCGAGCAACAGACCGTGCCGCTCCGGGGGACGATCCCGGAGTCGGCCATCGAGACCGAGCTGATCACGCCTCCGGCCTCGCCGACGGTCGCTCGGGCCGAGGTCTCCGAGTCGGGCGACGGGTCCGAGCCGACGGTGCAGAGTCCCGCCGCGACCACCCCGGACGCGGCATCCGTCGCCACGCCGCCGGCGGCCGGTGCCGAGTTCACGCCGGCCAACGACGTCGAGGTGAACCTGCTGGAGGCGGCGGAGGCGGGCAGCACCGACACGTTCCTCTCCACGCTGCTGCTGGCCCGGGTCCTGATGCCGGTGGCGGCCGACTCCGTCACGGGTACCCGACCGGGCGACCCGGGCTTCGTCTGGCCCACCGTGCAACTGGACGGCCAGACCTTCGTGGTGGCGTACACCTCGCCGCAGCGGCTGAGCGACCACACCGATCCGGCCGCCGCCGAGACGCTCCAGGTCCGCTTCGTCCAGCTGATCCGCTGCTGGCCGGACACGTCGTGGTCGTTCGCGGTGAATCCCGGTACGCCGGTCGGCGCCAAGCTGCCCGGCGAGCAGATCGTCGGGCTGGCCAACTGGGCCGCCGAGCTGGGGCTCGGTGACGACCCGGAGCGGGAGACCGAGTCGTCGGCCGAGCCGACCGTCTCGTCCAAAGGCCCACGGGAGGCCGCACCGGTCGTCGACCCGGTGCGGCCGATCGTGATGCAGAAGGCGATCGCACCCAGCCAGCTCGGCTACTACCTGGAGCGTGGCTACGACCGGGTCTCCGGCTTCGTCCACCGGGCCGGCGAGCTGGCCCATCTCGACACCCCGGCGAAGTTGCACGGCGCGCTCGGCCTCGACCATCCCGAGTCGCCCTTCGCCGCCGACGCCGAGCAGATCTACGTGCTGCGGTGGCCGGCGTACCGGCCGAGCCTCTACCGGATCCCGTACGGCGGGCAGAACGAGGCCGCCATGCGGGCGATGGAGGGCTGGGTCATCGAGCGTCCGCCGTTCCGGGGCAACGGTTTCGCCCCCGGCGAGAGTTCCGACGTGGTGGCCGAGTTCAAGGTGGACAGCGTCCGGCTGCCGCACGGCGCCCAGCTGCTGCGGATCGGCGCGGACGGCACCGAACGTCTGGTCGCCGTGCTCGACACCGACACGCTCGCCTGGCGACAGGTCGGTGAGCGGTGA
- a CDS encoding type VII secretion protein EccE, whose product MTSRGVIDRRATAPTTGTLARRAADARSGTDDGHDRPQWSPRVRRRAYRPTVGQIVTTQVAAAMLVAAPGLGALPTTTAVLLAGALLVGAWGRARRRWLHEWLRLGTGYLVRRRRVRHPTTLLDLVDPDAVVRPVEVAGFPAAAVDDPDGLVALLDVGDAADLLGAGARPLPPPAALLPTRAADVPPVRVQLLLTVTAAPAVAAGGGPVSTSYRQLTGGRLAGGERAVLAVRVMRVAGWPEEALRRALAGTVRRMVRRLRPLSVRPLGTQATLRMLAELAHHDGSTPRETWHGVRCGGLLQSTFALRHWPTEPVGRLVSRLSALPVTATTVSLHADTEAPGRTELTVRLSTATPAELSAACRALEQVVATAGGVLLRTDGAHLHGFVNTLPLARPGRPVTRRRTPSTPPGADGPEATLPYGSAGLMLGTNRHGAPVTVRLFRPESTRVMLVGGLPTAQLLAVRAMALGARVVVQTTRPHAWEPFARGVGVPGRTIPLLPPDRPAEGPAATPLAPVLVVRDAPPPPPGPRPGAAWQATLLVREELTPADADGLARADLVVLSPLSRAESAVAGGALGLGDAARWLARSRPDMVAVVNRRALRWALLAVTPIEAHLIGAPLRLGRS is encoded by the coding sequence ATGACGTCGCGGGGTGTGATCGACCGACGGGCCACAGCGCCGACCACCGGCACCCTCGCCCGCCGTGCCGCCGATGCCCGGTCCGGCACCGACGACGGTCACGACAGGCCACAGTGGAGTCCGCGCGTGCGGCGGCGGGCGTACCGACCGACGGTCGGACAGATCGTCACCACACAGGTCGCGGCGGCGATGCTCGTCGCCGCACCGGGTCTGGGCGCGCTGCCGACGACGACCGCCGTCCTGCTGGCCGGCGCCCTCCTGGTCGGCGCCTGGGGTCGGGCACGGCGACGGTGGCTGCACGAGTGGCTCCGGCTCGGGACGGGCTACCTGGTCCGCCGTCGCCGGGTGCGCCACCCGACGACCCTGCTCGACCTGGTCGACCCGGACGCCGTCGTCCGTCCCGTCGAGGTGGCCGGATTCCCGGCCGCCGCCGTCGACGACCCGGACGGCCTGGTGGCCCTGCTCGACGTCGGCGACGCCGCCGATCTGCTCGGTGCGGGTGCCCGCCCGTTGCCGCCACCCGCCGCGCTGCTGCCGACCCGCGCCGCCGACGTGCCGCCGGTCCGCGTGCAACTGCTGCTGACCGTCACGGCGGCACCGGCGGTCGCGGCCGGTGGTGGACCGGTGTCCACCTCGTACCGGCAGTTGACCGGTGGGCGGCTGGCCGGCGGGGAGCGCGCCGTGCTGGCCGTCCGGGTGATGCGGGTGGCGGGCTGGCCCGAGGAGGCGCTCCGGCGGGCGCTCGCCGGCACCGTACGCCGGATGGTGCGGCGGCTGCGGCCACTGTCCGTGCGTCCGCTCGGCACCCAGGCGACCCTGCGGATGCTCGCCGAACTCGCGCACCACGACGGCAGCACGCCCCGGGAGACCTGGCACGGCGTCCGGTGCGGCGGGCTGCTCCAGAGCACCTTCGCGCTGCGACACTGGCCGACGGAACCGGTGGGCCGGCTGGTGTCCCGGCTGTCCGCGCTGCCGGTGACCGCCACCACGGTGTCGCTGCACGCCGACACGGAGGCACCGGGCCGGACCGAGCTGACCGTACGTCTGAGCACGGCGACGCCGGCCGAACTCTCCGCCGCCTGCCGCGCACTGGAGCAGGTCGTGGCGACCGCCGGTGGGGTACTCCTCCGCACCGACGGCGCCCACCTGCACGGTTTCGTCAACACGCTCCCGCTCGCGCGGCCGGGTCGACCGGTCACGCGTCGCCGCACCCCGTCCACACCGCCCGGCGCGGACGGCCCGGAGGCGACGCTGCCGTACGGCTCGGCGGGGTTGATGCTGGGCACCAACCGGCACGGCGCACCCGTCACCGTCCGGCTGTTCCGGCCGGAGAGCACCCGGGTGATGCTCGTCGGCGGGCTGCCCACCGCCCAACTGCTCGCCGTGCGGGCGATGGCGCTCGGTGCCCGGGTGGTGGTCCAGACGACCCGGCCACACGCCTGGGAACCCTTCGCGCGCGGTGTCGGCGTACCCGGCCGGACGATCCCGCTGCTGCCCCCGGACCGTCCGGCGGAGGGTCCCGCCGCGACCCCGCTCGCCCCGGTGCTCGTGGTGCGGGACGCGCCGCCACCGCCGCCGGGCCCGCGTCCGGGTGCCGCCTGGCAGGCCACCCTGCTGGTACGTGAGGAGCTGACCCCGGCCGACGCGGACGGGCTGGCCCGCGCCGACCTGGTGGTGCTGTCGCCGTTGAGTCGGGCCGAGTCGGCGGTCGCGGGCGGCGCGCTGGGCCTCGGCGACGCCGCGCGGTGGTTGGCGCGCAGCCGGCCCGACATGGTGGCGGTGGTCAACCGGCGGGCCCTACGCTGGGCGTTGCTGGCCGTCACGCCGATCGAGGCGCACCTCATCGGAGCACCTCTCCGACTCGGCCGGAGTTGA
- a CDS encoding sigma-70 family RNA polymerase sigma factor produces the protein MLRALHDEHAEALYAHALRLVNGDRQRAEDLVQETLLRAWRHPESLDPRRGSVRAWLFTTARNLAIDAWRRRSTRVGEVYTDELPEPSEVVDETERAVEAWTVAEALNRLSPSHRDVLVECFYQGRSVSEAASRLGVPPGTVKSRTHYALRSLRLVLAEMGVTG, from the coding sequence CTGCTGCGCGCCCTGCACGACGAGCATGCCGAGGCGCTGTACGCGCACGCGTTGCGGCTGGTCAACGGCGACCGGCAGCGCGCCGAGGACCTGGTGCAGGAGACGCTCCTGCGGGCCTGGCGGCACCCGGAGTCACTGGACCCCCGGCGCGGCTCGGTCCGCGCCTGGCTGTTCACCACCGCGCGCAACCTCGCCATCGACGCCTGGCGGCGACGGTCGACCCGGGTCGGCGAGGTCTACACCGACGAACTGCCCGAACCCAGCGAGGTCGTCGACGAGACGGAACGCGCCGTGGAGGCGTGGACCGTGGCGGAGGCGCTCAACCGGCTCAGCCCGTCCCACCGGGACGTCCTCGTCGAGTGTTTCTACCAGGGCCGTTCGGTGTCCGAGGCCGCCTCCCGGCTCGGCGTGCCACCGGGCACCGTGAAGTCCCGCACCCACTACGCGCTGCGCTCACTACGGTTGGTGCTGGCGGAGATGGGGGTGACCGGATGA
- the rarD gene encoding EamA family transporter RarD, whose product MTPLRLGYLYGLVAYLLWGFFPLYFKLLRPTGPLEILAHRVIWSVVFVALLLAVMRNIGFLRALLRRPRALAGVGAAAALIAVNWFTYIYGVNSDRVVETALGYFINPLVVVLLGVLVLRERLRPAQWAALGVGALAVAVLTVDYGRLPYLALTLAFTFGGYSLVKKRLGLPPAEGLFVESAVLAVPALVFLGWLATTGDATFGRVSVGHALLLVLAGALTAIPLLLFAGAANRLPLTALGMLQYVAPIIQLACGVLIFHEPMPPARLVGFGLVWLALIVFTADALRNARRNRRSRPDSEVGAAAAVPAPR is encoded by the coding sequence GTGACACCGCTCCGCCTCGGATACCTCTACGGCCTGGTCGCGTACCTGCTGTGGGGGTTCTTCCCGCTGTACTTCAAGCTGCTGCGCCCGACCGGCCCGCTGGAGATCCTGGCCCACCGGGTCATCTGGTCGGTGGTGTTCGTCGCCCTGCTGCTCGCCGTGATGCGCAACATCGGGTTCCTGCGTGCCCTGCTCCGTCGGCCGCGCGCCCTGGCCGGGGTCGGTGCCGCCGCCGCCCTGATCGCGGTGAACTGGTTCACCTACATCTACGGCGTGAACTCCGACCGGGTGGTGGAGACCGCCCTCGGGTACTTCATCAACCCGCTGGTGGTGGTGCTGCTCGGCGTCCTGGTGCTGCGGGAGCGGCTGCGCCCGGCGCAGTGGGCCGCGCTCGGCGTCGGTGCGCTGGCGGTGGCCGTCCTCACCGTCGACTACGGCCGGTTGCCGTACCTCGCGCTGACGCTGGCCTTCACGTTCGGCGGGTACAGCCTGGTGAAGAAGCGGCTGGGGCTGCCCCCGGCAGAGGGCCTCTTCGTCGAGTCCGCCGTGCTGGCCGTGCCGGCGCTGGTGTTCCTCGGCTGGCTCGCGACCACCGGTGACGCCACGTTCGGCCGGGTCTCGGTCGGGCACGCGCTGCTGCTGGTGCTGGCCGGCGCGTTGACCGCCATCCCGCTGCTGCTCTTCGCGGGCGCCGCGAACCGGTTGCCGCTGACCGCACTGGGCATGCTCCAGTACGTCGCGCCGATCATCCAACTGGCCTGCGGTGTGCTGATCTTCCACGAGCCGATGCCGCCGGCCCGTCTGGTCGGCTTCGGACTGGTCTGGCTCGCGCTGATCGTCTTCACCGCCGACGCGCTCCGCAACGCCCGGCGCAACCGTCGCTCGCGCCCGGACAGCGAGGTCGGCGCAGCGGCAGCGGTACCCGCCCCGCGCTGA
- a CDS encoding phage holin family protein — protein sequence MDFLKGLLIRVGATAVAFWLATVIIPGISLNTESLGETVLTLVLVAVIFGVVNGVLQPIIKTVGCGFYLLTLGLIALVVNGLLFLLTGWIADQVGLPFDVDGFWPAAVLGALFVGIVTWILGAILDRD from the coding sequence ATGGATTTTCTGAAAGGTCTCCTGATCCGGGTCGGCGCCACGGCGGTGGCCTTCTGGCTGGCCACTGTGATCATCCCCGGCATCTCCCTGAACACCGAGTCGCTCGGTGAGACGGTGTTGACGCTGGTCCTCGTCGCGGTCATCTTCGGCGTGGTGAACGGGGTGCTCCAGCCGATCATCAAGACCGTCGGGTGCGGCTTCTACCTGCTCACCCTCGGCCTGATCGCACTGGTGGTCAACGGTCTGCTGTTCCTGCTCACCGGCTGGATCGCCGACCAGGTGGGGCTGCCCTTCGACGTGGACGGCTTCTGGCCCGCCGCCGTGCTGGGTGCGCTCTTCGTCGGCATCGTCACCTGGATCCTCGGCGCCATCCTCGACCGCGACTGA
- a CDS encoding WXG100 family type VII secretion target, with amino-acid sequence MENGVLVVNFAALHQASADIQRALNTLESQLGQLEQDAAPLVASWSGEAQQAYEQRQARWRNASQDLQTMLRDIKVAVDESATDYLDTEKRNAGLFQ; translated from the coding sequence ATGGAGAACGGTGTGCTGGTCGTCAACTTCGCCGCGCTGCACCAGGCCAGCGCGGACATCCAGCGGGCCCTGAACACGCTCGAATCGCAACTCGGTCAGCTGGAGCAGGACGCCGCTCCGCTGGTGGCGAGCTGGTCCGGCGAGGCGCAGCAGGCGTACGAGCAGCGGCAGGCCCGGTGGCGCAACGCCTCACAGGACCTCCAGACGATGCTGCGTGACATCAAGGTGGCGGTGGACGAGTCCGCGACCGACTATCTCGACACCGAGAAGCGCAACGCCGGTCTGTTCCAGTGA
- the mycP gene encoding type VII secretion-associated serine protease mycosin, with translation MSRYVPLPILAGVAAATLLAAPVTPAPAASARPATAGLPATPDGPDCAAPQAPARPVATAPWPQERYAPARLSPLANGSGVTVAVVDSGVDRRHPQLADRVLDGLDLLDPGGDGTRDCVGHGTGVASIIAAAPHDGVAFHGLAPNARILPVRVSEQQVVDGRGAGRTVAPEEFATAIRWAVDNDADVINLSVVLYADRPTVRAAIAYAAARDVIVVAAAGNLHGEGDPRPYPAAYGSVIGVGAIGADGTRAGFSQTGSYVDLVAPGTDVLIAATGRGHHRAEGTSYAAPFVAATAALVRQYRPELSAAEVAGRIIATTDPAPDAGYGAGVLNPYRAVTEADGTTPGARPAGGLDAERPDPALVAQQDRRTAARERVAVLTVAGLLTVTVIVLAAVLVPQGVRRRWRPADPR, from the coding sequence ATGTCCCGGTACGTCCCGCTCCCGATCCTGGCGGGTGTGGCTGCCGCCACCCTGCTGGCCGCGCCGGTCACCCCGGCACCCGCTGCGTCGGCACGGCCCGCGACGGCCGGGTTGCCGGCGACTCCGGATGGGCCGGACTGCGCCGCACCGCAGGCACCGGCCCGACCAGTGGCCACCGCGCCCTGGCCGCAGGAGCGGTACGCCCCGGCGCGGCTGTCGCCGCTGGCGAACGGGTCCGGGGTGACCGTCGCGGTGGTCGACTCGGGCGTGGATCGGCGCCACCCGCAGCTCGCCGACCGGGTGCTCGACGGCCTCGACCTGCTCGACCCCGGCGGTGACGGCACCCGGGACTGCGTCGGCCACGGCACCGGCGTGGCCAGCATCATCGCCGCCGCCCCGCACGACGGAGTGGCCTTCCACGGTCTGGCGCCGAACGCCCGGATCCTGCCGGTGCGGGTCAGCGAACAGCAGGTCGTGGACGGCCGGGGAGCGGGGCGTACGGTCGCGCCGGAGGAGTTCGCCACGGCGATCCGTTGGGCGGTCGACAACGACGCCGACGTGATCAACCTGTCGGTGGTGCTGTACGCCGACCGACCGACGGTCCGTGCCGCGATCGCCTACGCGGCGGCCCGGGACGTGATCGTGGTGGCCGCCGCCGGCAACCTGCACGGGGAGGGCGACCCGCGCCCCTACCCCGCCGCGTACGGGTCGGTGATCGGGGTCGGCGCGATCGGTGCCGACGGGACACGGGCCGGGTTCTCCCAGACCGGCTCCTACGTCGACCTGGTAGCGCCCGGCACCGACGTGCTGATCGCCGCGACCGGACGCGGCCACCACCGGGCCGAGGGGACCAGTTACGCCGCGCCCTTCGTGGCCGCGACCGCCGCCCTGGTGCGCCAGTACCGCCCGGAGCTGAGCGCTGCGGAGGTGGCCGGGCGGATCATCGCGACCACCGACCCGGCTCCCGACGCGGGGTACGGCGCGGGTGTGCTCAATCCGTACCGGGCGGTCACCGAGGCGGACGGCACGACGCCCGGCGCGAGACCGGCGGGCGGGCTGGACGCGGAGCGCCCGGACCCGGCGCTGGTGGCGCAGCAGGACCGACGGACCGCCGCCCGGGAGCGGGTGGCCGTGCTCACCGTCGCCGGCCTGCTGACGGTGACCGTCATCGTGCTGGCCGCCGTCCTCGTCCCCCAGGGGGTCCGGCGGCGGTGGCGGCCCGCCGATCCACGCTGA
- a CDS encoding WXG100 family type VII secretion target encodes MSSQTQAEAAVMQQTAAKFEQTDQSLQSMLSGLLAQLAILQQAWRGAGGRSFEQVKQQWAQDQANLQRALRETAGAIRTAGTKYDASDTEAAGRVSATNRGGIQLPL; translated from the coding sequence GTGTCCTCCCAGACCCAGGCAGAGGCCGCGGTGATGCAACAGACCGCGGCGAAGTTCGAGCAGACGGACCAGTCGTTGCAGTCGATGCTCAGTGGACTGCTGGCCCAGCTGGCGATTCTCCAGCAGGCCTGGCGCGGGGCGGGCGGCCGGTCGTTCGAGCAGGTCAAACAGCAGTGGGCGCAGGATCAGGCGAACCTGCAGCGGGCCCTTCGGGAGACCGCAGGGGCGATCCGCACCGCCGGCACGAAGTACGACGCGTCGGACACCGAGGCGGCCGGCCGGGTGTCCGCCACCAACCGCGGCGGCATCCAGCTGCCGCTCTAG